A part of Denitratisoma oestradiolicum genomic DNA contains:
- a CDS encoding FkbM family methyltransferase, giving the protein MAKDTTNLLSALETIAGSKVLREKFIAKLIDFDAEVRIPGTDVRETITGPIVDFLFAESEPLARVLEDGTRFEFIYRSKIAREFVMCPQQTPDHVWEPQTTKLLCHLATRASNALIGGAYFGDHAIMIAQRISGACHAFEPNPDQRSMLIRNARINDIDNLTAVDMGLWDNDEASLTLVGYDSFAHPEISQTPSDGSFRTTSIDGYCKQVGVQSLGLLMMDIEGAELRALKGAAGFLGQGREQAPAIVFEVHKHYVDWSNGIENAEIIRLLASHGYQVWAIRDYNSNVDMRNEPVELIPCDKIYLEGPPHGFNMLALKDPSRLDGLAVRYCSNVSPKLLHHRNPALHQPCHSY; this is encoded by the coding sequence ATGGCAAAAGACACTACAAATCTGTTGAGCGCCCTCGAGACCATCGCCGGATCGAAAGTCCTGCGCGAAAAATTCATCGCCAAACTGATCGACTTCGACGCCGAGGTGCGTATCCCCGGCACCGATGTCCGCGAGACCATCACCGGACCCATCGTCGATTTCCTGTTTGCCGAAAGCGAACCGCTGGCTCGAGTCCTTGAAGACGGCACCCGCTTCGAATTCATCTACCGCTCGAAGATCGCGCGGGAATTCGTCATGTGCCCCCAGCAGACCCCCGATCACGTCTGGGAACCGCAGACCACCAAACTGCTCTGCCACCTCGCCACGCGAGCGTCCAATGCACTGATCGGCGGGGCCTATTTCGGCGACCATGCGATCATGATCGCCCAGCGGATTTCCGGCGCCTGCCATGCCTTCGAACCGAATCCAGACCAGCGCTCCATGCTGATCCGCAACGCCCGGATCAACGACATCGACAACCTCACAGCAGTGGACATGGGCTTGTGGGACAACGACGAGGCCTCCCTGACCCTGGTGGGCTACGACTCCTTCGCCCACCCGGAAATCAGCCAGACCCCATCCGACGGCTCCTTCCGCACCACCAGCATCGACGGCTACTGCAAACAGGTCGGGGTACAAAGCCTTGGCCTGCTGATGATGGACATCGAGGGCGCGGAACTGCGCGCCCTGAAGGGCGCTGCCGGCTTCCTTGGACAGGGGCGCGAACAGGCCCCCGCCATCGTCTTCGAGGTCCACAAGCACTACGTGGACTGGTCGAACGGCATCGAGAATGCAGAAATCATCCGATTGCTCGCGAGTCATGGTTATCAGGTCTGGGCGATCCGCGACTACAACTCGAACGTGGATATGCGCAACGAACCCGTGGAACTGATTCCCTGCGACAAGATCTATCTCGAAGGCCCGCCCCACGGTTTCAACATGCTGGCGCTCAAGGATCCCTCCCGGCTCGACGGCCTGGCCGTGCGCTACTGCTCGAACGTCAGCCCGAAGCTGCTGCACCACCGCAATCCCGCACTGCATCAGCCCTGTCACAGCTATTGA